In a single window of the Dreissena polymorpha isolate Duluth1 chromosome 3, UMN_Dpol_1.0, whole genome shotgun sequence genome:
- the LOC127871944 gene encoding uncharacterized protein LOC127871944 translates to MDSVFISLVNRPNWLHFFLILYEHLCVFPRSVLCACATHVESENSCASTVSTNDPIPYPKYPLTLTDLTDTIIGGSNTSRKYYELYAFVTGPPRIVLNKVAIQWFTNSTGYFNNFAGWLQDATSGFGFCVPGDLQLFPALESKQVQFEFETHFPTPERYIGTIFSSCPKRYHINWYCPRTKLVEVGSHLVCLADIRMNIYSAYGMNGLPWDLVVADLCKNKMPRIDDPRWVFTHDAPQQCTWPANKR, encoded by the exons ATGGACAGTGTTTTCATTTCCCTTGTAAACAGACCAAATtggttacatttttttttaattctttacgAACATTTATGTGTGTTTCCGCGTTCAGTTCTATGCGCATGCGCTACACATGTGGAATCGGAGAACAGTTGTGCATCGACTGTCAGTACAAATGATCCGATTCCTTACCCGAAATATCCTCTGACTCTCACAGATCTTACTGACACG ATAATTGGGGGCTCGAACACTTCAAGAAAATACTACGAACTGTATGCCTTCGTCACGGGACCACCTAGAATAGTACTAAACAAAGTGGCGATACAGTGGTTCACAAATAGTACCGGATATTTCAATAACTTCGCTGGGTG gCTTCAAGATGCAACGTCAGGTTTCGGTTTCTGTGTACCCGGTGATCTTCAACTGTTTCCGGCGCTCGAATCCAAACAAGTGCAGTTCGAGTTCGAGACTCATTTTCCGACACCAG AGCGCTATATTGGCACCATATTTTCTTCATGTCCAAAACGTTACCATATAAACTGGTATTGTCCACGGACAAAGTTGGTTGAAGTGGGATCGCATTTGGTCTGTCT AGCGGACATTCGCATGAACATTTACAGCGCCTATGGTATGAATGGGTTGCCATGGGACCTGGTTGTGGCTGACCTCTGCAAGAACAAGATGCCAAGGATTGATGACCCGCGATGGGTGTTTACCCATGACGCCCCACAAC AATGCACTTGGCCCGCTAACAAACGCTGA